From a single Photobacterium gaetbulicola Gung47 genomic region:
- a CDS encoding xanthine/uracil/vitamin C permease (COG2252) has translation MEMPSNESSAPINELPKSSIPNQQVPPQSGFFERRFKLNEHNTTFSTEVIAGITTFMTMVYIVFVNPQILSAAGMDPSGVFVVTCMISAFGCIAMGLVANLPIALAPAMGLNAFFAFSVVVGMGISWQTGMGTIFWGAVCFTLMSALGIRSWILSNIPSCLRIGIPSGIGLLIALVGLSNAGIVVASPATMITVGDLSSLQCVLGALGFFIIVILASRGIHAAVLISIVVVTSIAALMGDVEYTGIVSMPPSIESTFGQLDIAGSLDIALAGVIFSFALVSLFDSSGTMIGVTEKCGITDERGRFPRMKQALMTDSVTSVAGAYMGTSTVTAYIESSAGVAVGGRTGLTAIVTGLLFIVVIFFSPLAAMVPGYAVAGALIYVGILMSSGLAKVNWSDMTEAAPAFITTVMMPFSFSITEGIATGFITYCVMKAGTNRWREIHPGVAIVALLFIIKFVFVDGH, from the coding sequence ATGGAAATGCCTAGCAATGAGAGCAGTGCCCCCATCAACGAGCTCCCGAAGAGCTCGATTCCCAACCAGCAAGTTCCCCCTCAGTCCGGCTTCTTTGAGCGTCGCTTTAAGTTAAACGAGCATAACACCACATTTTCTACCGAAGTGATTGCGGGTATCACCACTTTTATGACGATGGTATATATCGTTTTTGTTAATCCGCAAATCCTATCGGCCGCCGGTATGGATCCTAGCGGGGTCTTTGTTGTCACCTGTATGATCAGTGCCTTTGGCTGTATCGCCATGGGATTGGTTGCCAACCTACCGATCGCCCTGGCACCCGCCATGGGGCTTAACGCCTTCTTCGCTTTTTCCGTTGTCGTCGGTATGGGGATCAGCTGGCAGACCGGGATGGGGACCATTTTCTGGGGTGCGGTCTGCTTTACCCTGATGTCCGCTCTCGGTATCCGCTCGTGGATCCTCAGCAACATTCCAAGCTGCCTGCGTATTGGTATTCCCAGTGGGATCGGTCTGCTCATTGCACTGGTCGGTCTGAGCAATGCCGGTATTGTCGTCGCCAGCCCTGCCACCATGATCACCGTCGGCGATTTAAGCTCTCTGCAGTGCGTGCTCGGGGCTCTGGGGTTCTTTATTATCGTGATCCTCGCCTCACGCGGTATCCATGCCGCAGTGTTAATCTCGATTGTCGTAGTGACGTCCATTGCCGCCTTGATGGGGGATGTCGAATACACGGGGATTGTCTCCATGCCTCCGAGTATCGAGAGCACCTTCGGCCAATTGGATATTGCCGGCTCTCTGGATATCGCCCTGGCCGGGGTGATTTTCTCCTTTGCCTTGGTGAGCCTGTTTGATAGCTCAGGCACCATGATAGGGGTTACCGAAAAATGCGGTATCACCGATGAGCGCGGCCGCTTCCCGCGCATGAAGCAAGCCCTGATGACAGACTCAGTCACCTCGGTGGCCGGTGCTTATATGGGAACCTCGACCGTGACCGCCTATATCGAAAGCTCTGCCGGTGTAGCCGTTGGCGGCCGGACCGGTTTGACCGCGATTGTTACCGGACTGCTGTTCATTGTGGTGATTTTCTTCTCGCCGCTCGCTGCCATGGTACCGGGCTATGCCGTTGCCGGCGCACTGATTTACGTGGGGATTCTGATGTCCTCCGGACTGGCAAAAGTCAACTGGAGCGATATGACAGAAGCGGCTCCGGCCTTTATCACCACAGTAATGATGCCCTTTAGCTTTTCAATCACCGAAGGGATCGCCACTGGCTTTATTACCTATTGCGTCATGAAGGCAGGGACTAACCGCTGGCGCGAAATCCACCCAGGTGTAGCCATTGTCGCCCTGCTGTTCATTATCAAGTTTGTCTTTGTCGATGGTCACTAA
- a CDS encoding cryptic adenine deaminase (COG1001) codes for MMSNLKHKHTQQLGREQLQHLLTVLRGEKKAELKLTNLSVLDLVNGEVLPGPVVIDQGYIAAVGPEAEVLQAKRSVDCNGQVAVPGFIDGHMHVETSTMTPFEFERTTLPLGTTSIVCDPHELVNVMGKQGIEWFLRCSELMVQNMFVQISSCVPAVADLDINGSDFTLKEMEAYLEHPHVLGLAEVMDYPAVIGGNPAMLNKLAAFGELNIDGHCPLLSGLELSAYRASGIQNCHETTNYQEGKEKLAKGMAVIIREGSVAKNLDALAPLITDYSSPLCLLCTDDRNPHEIAKEGHINYMVKRLIQQHKIKPHLAYRVASWSAARHFGLDRLGLIAPGYKADINLLTDLEQVDIQRVVIGGQFVDELKLDELVSDKLDSSAPPLQATMRHNVVASDELAIPLTPGNYHVIEIIKDELLTNLLVSYYNGRKFDQPGINRLAVVERYGHQLPPAVGLVKGFGLNRGAIATSVGHDSHNIVAIGADEQSMAQAINHLLAIGGGYCVVEDGTVTADLKLPLGGIMSLDSSEAITSHIIALKVAAKNIGVTVAEPFVQMSFLALPVIPSLKMTVKGLVDVEKFQLIELQVEAPL; via the coding sequence ATGATGTCGAACTTAAAACACAAGCACACCCAACAGCTTGGCCGGGAACAGTTGCAACACCTGCTAACGGTGCTGCGCGGGGAAAAGAAAGCGGAACTGAAGCTAACTAACCTATCCGTGCTCGATCTGGTCAACGGGGAGGTACTTCCCGGCCCTGTCGTCATTGACCAAGGGTATATTGCGGCTGTCGGTCCGGAGGCCGAGGTATTGCAAGCCAAACGCAGTGTCGACTGCAATGGCCAGGTTGCGGTACCGGGATTTATTGACGGCCACATGCATGTGGAAACCTCCACCATGACCCCGTTCGAGTTCGAGCGCACCACTTTGCCGCTCGGTACCACCAGTATCGTTTGCGACCCGCATGAACTGGTCAATGTAATGGGCAAACAGGGTATCGAATGGTTCCTGCGCTGCAGTGAGTTAATGGTGCAGAACATGTTTGTCCAGATCAGCTCCTGTGTACCGGCTGTGGCCGATCTGGATATCAACGGCAGCGATTTCACCCTTAAGGAAATGGAAGCCTACCTTGAGCACCCCCATGTGCTAGGTCTGGCCGAGGTCATGGACTACCCGGCGGTGATCGGCGGCAACCCGGCAATGCTCAATAAACTGGCAGCCTTCGGCGAGCTAAACATCGACGGGCACTGTCCGCTACTCAGCGGTCTGGAGCTGTCAGCGTATAGAGCCAGCGGGATCCAGAACTGTCATGAAACCACCAACTATCAGGAGGGAAAAGAGAAGCTAGCCAAAGGTATGGCCGTGATTATCCGGGAAGGCTCAGTGGCCAAAAACCTCGATGCCTTGGCACCTTTGATCACCGATTACAGCTCGCCGCTATGCCTGCTGTGTACCGATGATCGCAACCCGCACGAAATAGCCAAAGAGGGCCATATCAACTACATGGTCAAACGGCTGATCCAACAGCATAAGATCAAGCCGCACCTGGCCTACCGGGTCGCTTCCTGGTCCGCAGCCCGGCACTTCGGTCTAGATCGTCTAGGCCTGATTGCACCGGGTTACAAGGCCGATATCAACTTGCTCACCGATCTGGAACAAGTCGATATCCAACGAGTCGTGATCGGCGGCCAATTTGTTGACGAGCTGAAACTGGACGAACTAGTTTCAGATAAGCTGGACTCCTCCGCCCCGCCGCTGCAAGCCACAATGCGCCATAACGTTGTTGCAAGCGATGAGCTGGCGATCCCCCTCACACCCGGCAACTACCATGTCATTGAAATAATCAAAGACGAGCTGCTGACCAACCTCCTTGTTAGCTACTACAACGGCCGGAAATTTGATCAGCCCGGCATCAACAGGCTGGCGGTCGTCGAGCGCTACGGCCACCAATTGCCACCCGCCGTAGGATTAGTAAAAGGGTTCGGACTCAATCGGGGGGCAATAGCCACTAGCGTCGGCCATGACTCACACAATATCGTCGCTATCGGTGCCGACGAGCAGAGCATGGCTCAGGCCATCAATCACCTGCTTGCAATCGGTGGCGGCTACTGTGTCGTCGAGGACGGTACAGTAACCGCTGATCTCAAATTACCGCTTGGCGGGATCATGAGCCTCGACAGCTCAGAAGCGATTACCAGTCACATCATTGCCTTGAAAGTGGCAGCGAAAAATATTGGTGTCACCGTGGCCGAGCCCTTCGTGCAGATGAGCTTCCTCGCCCTGCCCGTGATCCCGTCGCTGAAAATGACGGTGAAAGGCCTGGTCGATGTCGAGAAGTTTCAGCTGATTGAGTTGCAAGTCGAAGCACCGCTCTAA
- a CDS encoding putative mannose-6-phosphate isomerase (COG1482), with protein MLVDKPFYLLDNVIQNYAWGSKDSFTKLFDIKNVREQPQAELWMGAHPNGCSRIKGTSVLLSDFIEKNQETVLGSYTAKRFGQLPFLFKILAAETPLSIQVHPNKSSAEAGFTRENTAGIELNASNRNYKDSNHKPELVYALTFYRAMNGFRPVEQIIHLFRTMRIFTLSEEINALELNPNSDGLKQFFISIMSLGAEKKEKALSELHTAGERQAASALEREVLQYSKEFSQYYPGDVGLLSPLILNTIELQPGEAMFLHAETPHAYVQGTALEIMANSDNVLRAGLTPKYIDIDELVANTRFVPLNPDSIVINPLNKNNMLHYPIPVDDFGFEVANVTDHPCEQYVRSPEILLCIEGQITISSQGLVETLKPGESLFINYMAESYSFSGAGKLARAFN; from the coding sequence ATGTTAGTGGATAAACCATTCTACCTATTAGATAACGTTATTCAGAATTATGCTTGGGGAAGCAAAGATTCATTTACCAAGCTGTTTGATATAAAGAACGTGAGAGAACAGCCTCAAGCTGAGTTGTGGATGGGCGCTCATCCCAATGGTTGCTCAAGAATTAAAGGTACAAGCGTGCTGCTTTCTGATTTTATAGAAAAAAATCAAGAGACTGTTTTGGGGAGCTATACCGCGAAACGATTTGGTCAGTTGCCTTTCTTGTTCAAAATTTTGGCTGCCGAGACTCCGCTTTCAATACAGGTTCATCCGAATAAATCAAGCGCTGAGGCAGGATTTACACGAGAAAATACAGCGGGTATTGAGCTAAATGCATCTAATCGTAACTACAAGGATTCAAACCATAAACCCGAGTTAGTTTATGCGCTCACCTTTTATCGAGCCATGAATGGCTTTCGACCAGTAGAACAAATCATCCATCTATTTAGAACAATGCGTATCTTTACTTTGTCTGAAGAAATAAATGCACTTGAACTCAACCCAAATAGTGATGGTTTGAAGCAATTCTTTATTTCAATCATGTCGCTGGGCGCGGAGAAAAAAGAAAAGGCGTTAAGCGAATTACATACCGCTGGTGAACGTCAAGCCGCATCGGCGTTGGAACGAGAGGTTTTACAATATAGTAAAGAGTTTAGCCAATACTATCCGGGTGATGTTGGTTTATTGTCGCCGTTAATTTTGAATACAATTGAATTACAGCCTGGAGAAGCGATGTTCTTACATGCTGAGACACCACATGCTTATGTTCAAGGAACCGCTCTGGAAATTATGGCTAATTCTGATAATGTATTACGCGCAGGTTTAACTCCTAAGTACATAGATATTGATGAACTTGTTGCGAACACCCGCTTTGTCCCGCTGAATCCGGATAGTATTGTCATCAACCCATTGAATAAAAATAATATGCTTCACTATCCTATACCAGTTGATGATTTTGGATTTGAAGTCGCAAATGTAACAGACCATCCATGCGAGCAATATGTACGCAGCCCTGAAATTTTACTCTGCATTGAAGGGCAGATTACCATTAGCTCTCAAGGCTTAGTTGAAACACTTAAGCCAGGCGAGTCATTATTTATAAACTATATGGCTGAGTCCTATAGTTTTTCGGGGGCGGGTAAACTGGCAAGAGCCTTTAACTAA
- a CDS encoding sugar efflux system (COG0477) encodes MERRVTLVFILLSFIIGLCGSFFGPLSSLFIVEELGATPIMLSAYMVTAVSCSVIVSQYMARRSDRGWKRKRILLISLISNFILVFSFTLVREYYLALLIVAIFGSISGAGFGQLFALAREYGDECLKDGRQFLATMRAGTSVAWVFGAPIAFMVKASFGFAATFSISAFIVLLAIYITYKSVPNCNQKNEVAVMQVGHVRNALLRFDVLLYSSVIILAFSANSLYLTTMPLYLSQELMLDDKWFGVLFGVAALFEIPAMILSGRLARAIGSTRVMLLGTISGVVFFSLMLLGKEVHYFVLAQVFNGIFVGTCAALGMVAMQDMMKNQLGVASTLFSNLLQISSLLGGAFVGIVGQLVSYYANFYLSLILISLSALLLCIFCFVVKPSYQYS; translated from the coding sequence GTGGAACGTCGGGTTACATTAGTTTTTATTTTATTGTCTTTTATTATCGGTCTATGTGGTTCTTTTTTTGGTCCGTTGTCTAGCCTTTTTATTGTTGAGGAACTTGGAGCTACACCAATTATGCTTTCAGCTTATATGGTTACTGCTGTTTCTTGTTCTGTGATAGTTTCTCAATATATGGCAAGGAGATCAGATAGAGGTTGGAAGAGAAAAAGAATACTATTAATATCTCTAATTAGTAATTTTATTTTAGTTTTTAGCTTTACATTAGTGCGTGAATACTACCTAGCTCTATTGATTGTCGCAATATTTGGAAGTATTAGCGGTGCAGGATTTGGTCAGTTATTCGCACTTGCTAGAGAGTATGGAGATGAATGCTTAAAAGATGGTAGGCAGTTTCTAGCAACGATGCGTGCAGGTACATCGGTTGCTTGGGTGTTTGGAGCACCGATAGCTTTCATGGTTAAAGCATCCTTTGGGTTTGCTGCGACCTTCTCAATCTCTGCTTTTATTGTGCTACTTGCAATATATATCACTTACAAAAGTGTCCCTAATTGTAACCAAAAAAATGAAGTTGCAGTTATGCAAGTAGGCCATGTTCGCAATGCGTTATTAAGATTCGATGTTCTGCTATATAGTTCAGTCATTATTTTAGCATTTTCAGCAAACAGCTTATATCTTACGACTATGCCTCTATATCTATCGCAAGAGTTAATGCTTGATGACAAGTGGTTTGGGGTGTTATTTGGAGTCGCTGCACTATTTGAAATACCGGCTATGATATTATCTGGTAGGTTAGCAAGAGCTATAGGTTCAACAAGAGTTATGCTGTTAGGGACAATAAGTGGCGTAGTATTTTTCTCACTTATGCTGCTTGGGAAAGAGGTTCACTACTTTGTCTTGGCCCAGGTGTTTAACGGCATTTTTGTCGGGACTTGTGCTGCATTGGGAATGGTAGCTATGCAAGATATGATGAAGAACCAGTTGGGGGTTGCTTCAACACTATTTTCTAATCTATTGCAGATAAGCTCATTGCTTGGAGGGGCATTTGTAGGGATTGTTGGGCAATTGGTAAGCTACTACGCAAATTTCTATCTCTCCCTCATACTAATAAGTTTGTCTGCATTGCTACTGTGTATATTTTGTTTCGTTGTTAAACCATCCTATCAATATTCTTGA
- a CDS encoding hypothetical protein (COG4776), producing MTHTKQLTASKISVSERYAEFVENKPHSAKTEKLLFSGVGSKDVYNISAPFVFDGHTLIAGRIEDRDSEHSIAGFFHKVDGHWVLLEGAPTFVLQDPFVTFIDQELVFGGVEIAPHPENPQALTWKTVFYRGTALDNLTRFAEGPEGMKDIRLCEIEPNRIAVFTRPQGEVGGRGTIGYTEIDQLSNLTPTTINQAKLLTEQFEEHDWGGANEAHHLGNGIIGVLSHVAMFDDKGDRHYYPSVFTYNSKNHTYSDLKIIAERDLFTPGAAKRPDLIDVVFSGGLYGDLTDSKLKLFAGISDAEAHWLEINNPFL from the coding sequence ATGACTCATACAAAACAACTCACAGCCAGTAAGATAAGTGTTTCTGAGCGCTATGCTGAGTTCGTAGAAAACAAACCCCACAGTGCAAAAACAGAAAAGTTGTTGTTTTCCGGTGTAGGAAGCAAAGATGTATATAACATTTCTGCTCCATTTGTATTTGATGGCCATACCTTGATTGCTGGACGGATTGAAGATCGAGATTCCGAGCACTCTATCGCTGGTTTTTTCCACAAGGTTGATGGACATTGGGTGCTACTTGAGGGTGCGCCTACATTTGTCTTACAAGACCCGTTTGTGACATTTATCGATCAAGAGCTTGTGTTTGGTGGTGTTGAGATTGCACCGCATCCGGAGAATCCTCAAGCATTAACGTGGAAGACGGTGTTCTATCGTGGTACTGCTCTCGATAACTTGACACGTTTTGCTGAAGGCCCTGAGGGCATGAAGGACATTCGGTTATGTGAAATTGAGCCGAATCGCATTGCGGTATTTACACGACCACAAGGAGAAGTTGGCGGGCGCGGAACGATTGGTTACACCGAGATTGATCAATTAAGCAATTTGACCCCTACCACTATTAATCAAGCAAAACTTCTAACTGAGCAGTTTGAAGAACATGATTGGGGCGGAGCAAATGAAGCACACCATTTAGGCAATGGCATTATTGGCGTTCTTTCTCATGTCGCGATGTTTGACGATAAAGGTGACCGCCACTACTACCCTTCTGTGTTCACGTACAACTCGAAGAACCATACCTACTCAGATCTAAAAATAATAGCTGAGAGAGACTTATTTACTCCCGGAGCAGCCAAGCGACCAGATCTCATCGACGTGGTTTTCTCAGGCGGACTGTACGGAGATCTAACCGACTCAAAGTTGAAGCTATTTGCTGGAATCAGTGATGCAGAAGCACACTGGTTAGAGATTAATAACCCGTTTTTATAA
- a CDS encoding hypothetical protein (COG2152): protein MVMIRHQKNPLVTPMDVKPTSPEYKVECVFNAGVVKHKDEYIMLLRVAESVITTDMSLVVVPLLEEVDGQWTLTHKTFSYDDNEYDFTDTRMVVSKSDPSEKYLTSLSHLRLARSHNGVDFDIEEQPFLFPETKYEAFGCEDPRITPVEGKYYINYSAVSSLGITTALAVTDDFVSVERKAIIFCPDNRDVCFFPEKVDGQYVAIHRPAPKHLGRPEIWLSTSPDMIHWGRHHHLLGASSDEWDKLKLGGGAPMLKTNKGWLQIYHGVDLSQRYCLGAMLLDIDDPRTVLAKSDVPLLEPAAPYELEGFFGNVVFTCGALISDDTLKVYYGAADEVMALAEISLEKLWQHLKV from the coding sequence ATGGTAATGATAAGGCATCAAAAAAATCCACTGGTGACTCCTATGGATGTCAAACCGACTTCTCCTGAGTACAAAGTTGAGTGCGTGTTTAATGCTGGCGTGGTGAAGCATAAAGATGAATACATTATGTTGCTTCGAGTCGCAGAGAGTGTAATTACCACAGACATGTCTCTTGTGGTCGTCCCCCTACTTGAGGAAGTCGATGGTCAGTGGACACTGACGCACAAAACATTTTCATACGATGATAATGAATACGATTTTACTGATACAAGAATGGTCGTATCTAAAAGTGACCCGTCTGAGAAGTATTTGACATCCTTATCTCACCTGAGATTGGCTCGTAGTCACAATGGGGTTGATTTTGACATTGAGGAGCAACCGTTTTTGTTCCCAGAGACCAAGTATGAGGCTTTCGGTTGTGAGGACCCTCGAATCACACCGGTCGAAGGTAAGTACTACATTAACTATTCAGCAGTGTCTTCGCTTGGCATTACCACAGCATTAGCTGTTACTGATGACTTTGTCAGTGTTGAGCGTAAAGCGATCATTTTCTGTCCGGACAATCGCGACGTCTGTTTTTTTCCAGAGAAAGTGGACGGTCAGTACGTCGCGATCCATCGTCCAGCACCAAAGCATTTGGGGCGTCCAGAAATTTGGTTAAGTACTTCTCCAGATATGATCCATTGGGGGAGGCATCATCATCTACTCGGCGCATCCAGCGATGAGTGGGACAAGCTGAAACTTGGGGGCGGGGCTCCGATGCTAAAAACCAACAAAGGTTGGCTGCAGATTTATCATGGTGTTGATTTATCTCAACGTTACTGTCTAGGAGCGATGCTGCTTGATATCGATGACCCAAGAACAGTGCTCGCGAAGTCTGACGTGCCTTTGTTAGAGCCTGCTGCACCATATGAACTAGAGGGCTTTTTTGGCAATGTCGTCTTTACATGTGGAGCTCTTATTTCCGATGACACACTAAAAGTCTATTACGGTGCTGCTGATGAAGTGATGGCCTTGGCCGAAATTTCATTAGAAAAGCTTTGGCAGCACCTAAAAGTTTAA
- a CDS encoding putative trehalose-6-phosphate hydrolase (COG0366): protein MSSWWSESTFYQVYMPSFCDGNGDGMGDFLGLTAKLDYLQGLGAEGIWITPFYPSPMVDNGYDVSDHCNVDPKFGSLDDFDFFVEQAHARGIKVIVDIVLNHVSSEHPWFTCAKGDPKSHYRDYFFFADEPNNWESFFGGSAWTHESEVNGVGEQFYYHKFSPKQVDLNWTNPRVIEEAKKIFDFWINRGVDGFRLDVINFLSTKGICEDNPCDKNNKQEHTNDIDQPGIHEAINDIATYIHQKGDYFVVGEVGSDNVDKLADYRNNSGLDVVFNFNLGSLETFDVSEMMNQIKLMEEKQSGLATLFFSSHDMPRMISRFGEDVRDVQRAKAISVLQLSAKGIPFIYQGEEFGFPDYLPDSLEDIHDVQGLTHYKESIDAGMDKDDALKIAIEKSRDKSRYPIRWDDSEFGGFSTHRPWLYGKSNEFNVNARDEMKNKEGLYQHYRSLIDLRKNNVVLRKGEYKEITTDDDLVYILRHYEESLVGIYINFSNKARLVAIPLGAEVIFGKDFDHLDKNEFVIFKL, encoded by the coding sequence ATGAGTTCTTGGTGGTCAGAAAGCACATTCTATCAGGTATATATGCCAAGTTTCTGTGATGGCAACGGCGATGGGATGGGTGATTTTCTCGGTCTGACAGCAAAGTTGGATTATCTACAGGGTCTTGGTGCAGAAGGTATTTGGATCACACCCTTTTATCCATCGCCGATGGTTGATAATGGTTATGATGTTTCAGACCATTGCAATGTAGATCCAAAATTTGGAAGCCTTGATGATTTTGATTTCTTTGTCGAGCAAGCTCACGCGCGAGGGATCAAGGTCATTGTTGATATCGTGCTTAATCATGTGTCTTCTGAGCACCCTTGGTTTACTTGCGCAAAAGGCGATCCAAAAAGCCACTACCGTGACTACTTTTTCTTTGCTGATGAACCCAATAATTGGGAGTCTTTCTTTGGTGGATCTGCTTGGACACATGAAAGTGAAGTTAATGGAGTCGGTGAGCAGTTCTATTATCATAAGTTCTCACCAAAACAGGTTGATTTGAACTGGACCAACCCTCGAGTAATTGAAGAGGCAAAAAAGATATTCGACTTTTGGATTAATCGAGGTGTTGATGGATTTCGATTGGATGTGATTAACTTTTTATCCACTAAAGGAATTTGTGAAGATAACCCTTGTGATAAAAATAATAAGCAAGAGCATACCAACGATATAGATCAACCTGGAATACATGAAGCAATCAATGATATCGCTACTTATATTCACCAGAAAGGCGATTACTTTGTCGTTGGGGAAGTCGGTAGTGATAACGTTGATAAGCTAGCAGACTACAGAAATAATTCGGGGTTAGATGTCGTATTTAATTTTAACCTTGGTTCTCTAGAGACTTTTGATGTATCTGAAATGATGAACCAGATAAAGTTGATGGAAGAGAAACAAAGTGGTTTAGCGACCTTGTTCTTCTCTAGTCATGATATGCCTAGAATGATCAGCCGTTTTGGTGAAGACGTTCGAGATGTTCAACGTGCAAAAGCGATTTCTGTATTGCAGTTGTCAGCAAAAGGTATTCCATTTATTTATCAAGGCGAGGAGTTTGGATTCCCTGACTATTTGCCAGATAGCTTAGAAGATATTCATGACGTTCAGGGGCTTACTCATTATAAAGAATCTATTGATGCCGGTATGGATAAAGATGATGCTCTAAAGATTGCCATTGAAAAATCGAGGGATAAGTCTCGCTATCCAATACGTTGGGATGATAGTGAATTCGGAGGCTTCTCAACGCACAGACCCTGGCTTTACGGAAAATCAAATGAGTTCAATGTAAATGCCAGAGATGAGATGAAAAATAAAGAGGGACTATATCAGCATTATCGTTCACTTATTGATTTAAGAAAGAATAATGTCGTACTTAGGAAAGGAGAATATAAAGAAATTACTACGGATGATGATTTAGTATATATCCTTCGTCATTACGAAGAGTCATTGGTAGGTATTTATATTAATTTCTCCAACAAAGCAAGGCTAGTAGCGATACCTTTAGGAGCAGAAGTTATTTTTGGTAAAGATTTTGATCATTTAGATAAAAATGAGTTTGTAATATTTAAGTTATAA